One stretch of Salarias fasciatus chromosome 19, fSalaFa1.1, whole genome shotgun sequence DNA includes these proteins:
- the senp2 gene encoding sentrin-specific protease 2: MLMLNQGNRSRCVVDRYLPFKSVLDRVEDLVSILTYLSGMYGWIVDGFSSLFEPVSRQNPTEWSSHGNVNGEIPTQPGVKAGQRRQDGGSRPAKRSYQSVHVAESVSQSDQVEVKRPRRDVVISFLKKTVAGVAGLLGLRKPQKQKCSKARQYEETRPVTLLGIDELHTSRLNIPDWRMDKPMNGVNERGGKNLFQNSLPVMRKYSGAAPPTGLPERGKDGERRGSLQLLPTRPAVRIGAANPDLPYNGFGYSRCSKPSLTVEEAIKQNDKEHYRRLLEMVTDKYSKSQPLPFNQTKPQEKPLSQVDHKTAASGKTFDSVPRKMGHIAAPTVFTWNNRSVPKDRRSLTCTKPLSGTFEDVQPVRCTKQKQTTDLDLSTEVATRLNLVDRDTPAVGAPDTHSAHTWHSDEDIPRLTKEMAAEVSAALSQSDPNLVLSAAFKLRITQRDLATLQEGGWLNDEVMNFYLSLVMERCCGEAGQLRVYSFSTFFFPKLQGGGGGQPGGHGAVRRWTKSVDLFQFDLILVPLHLGVHWALAVIDFKSKTVKSLDSMGQRHDDICSMLLLYLKEEHKAKKGRELDGAKWTFRSFRASEIPQQKNGSDCGVFACKYADYIARGRPLTFKQCHMPLFRKLMMWEILNKKLL, encoded by the exons atgctaatgctaaaccaAGGCAACAGAAGTCGGTGTGTCGTAGATCGTTATTTGCCGTTTAAATCAGTCCTGGACCGCGTAGAGGACCTCGTTTCGATTTTGACATATTTGTCtgggatgtatggatggatagTTGACGGATTCTCGTCGCTATTTGAGCCCGTTTCGAGGCAAAACCCAACCGAGTGGTCCTCGCACGGTAACGTTAACGGAGAGATACCAACGCAACCCGGCGTGAAAGCGGGACAGCGGCGGCAGGACGGCGGGAGCAGACCGGCGAAACGGAGCTACCAGAG TGTGCATGTTGCCGAGAGCGTTTCCCAGAGCGACCAGGTCGAGGTGAAGCGACCTCGCCGAG ATGTCGTGATCAGCTTTCTGAAGAAGACTGTGGCTGGAGTAGCAGGTCTGCTCGGGCTGCGTAAACCTCAGAAACAAAAGTGTTCGAAGGCCCGGCAGTACGAAGAGACACGG CCTGTGACTTTACTGGGCATAGATGAGCTTCATACCTCACGGCTGAACATCCCTGACTGGAGAATGG ACAAACCCATGAATGGAGTAAATGAGAGAGGCGGGAAGAATCTCTTCCAGAACTCTTTACCTGTAATGAGGAAATACAG TGGagcagcgccccctacaggccTGCCAGAAAGAGGGAAAGATGGTGAGAGGAGAGGctccctccagctgctgcccaCCAGGCCTGCTGTCAGGATAGGGGCTGCGAACCCTGACCTCCCCTACAACGGCTTTGGATACAGTCGCTGCTCCAAGCCCAGTCTTACAGTGGAAGAG GCCATAAAGCAAAATGATAAGGAGCATTACAGGCGCCTGCTGGAGATGGTGACAGATAAATACAGCAAAAGCCAACCACTACCCttcaaccaaaccaaaccacaaGA GAAGCCACTGTCACAGGTTGATCATAAAACTGCTGCCTCAGGAAAAACCTTTGATTCAGTACCAAGAAAGATGGGACACATCG CTGCACCGACTGTTTTTACATGGAATAACAGATCTGTCCCCAAGGACAG GCGGAGCTTGACCTGCACCAAGCCGCTCAGTGGGACCTTTGAGGATGTACAGCCGGTCAGATGCACAAAG CAGAAGCAAACCACAGACTTGGACCTTTCCACAGAAGTAGCGACTCGTCTGAATCTTGTGGACAGAGACACTCCGGCTGTCGGCGCTCCAGACACACATTCTGCACATACATGGCACAGTGATGAGGACATACCCCGGCTAACCAAG GAAATGGCGGCGGAGGTGAGCGCAGCGCTCTCCCAGAGTGATCCCAACCTCGTTTTGAGTGCAGCTTTCAAGCTTCGCATCACACAGAGAGACCTGGCCACACTGCAGGAAGGAGGGTGGCTCAATGATGAG GTGATGAACTTCTACCTCTCCCTGGTCATGGAGCGCTGCTGCGGCGAAGCCGGACAGCTAAGAGTCTACTCCTTCAGCACCTTCTTCTTCCCGAAGctccagggtggaggaggcggtcAACCTGGAGGTCACGGAGCCGTGAGGCGCTGGACCAAGTCCGTCGACCTCTTCCAGTTTGATCTCATCCTGGTCCCGCTGCACCTCGGGGTCCACTGGGCGTTAGCT GTGATAGATTTCAAGTCGAAGACGGTGAAGTCGCTTGACTCGATGGGACAGAGACACGATGACATCTGCAGTATGTTACT aCTTTACCTTAAAGAGGAGCACAAAGCAAAGAAGGGCAGAGAGCTGGACGGTGCCAAGTGGACTTTCAGAAGCTTCAGAGCTTCG GAAATTCCCCAGCAGAAAAATGGGAGTGACTGTGGTGTTTTCGCCTGTAAATATGCCGACTACATTGCAAGAGGAAGGCCTCTCACCTTTAAACAG TGCCACATGCCCCTCTTCAGAAAGTTGATGATGTGGGAAATCCTCAACAAGAAGCTGCTATAA
- the LOC115406417 gene encoding transformer-2 protein homolog beta-like isoform X1, with the protein MSNNEGDFRKQDSRSASSRDSVKSARHSRERSQDGSRRSRSQSQSRSRSRSKSRSRSHRSSRRHESRSRSRSHRRRSRSRSRNSDDRRHRSHSRSPMSNRRRHIGNRVNPDPTNCLGVFGLSLYTTERDLRDVFSKYGPLTDVNIVYDQQSRRSRGFAFVYFENFEDSKEAKEHANGMELDGRQIRVDFSITKRAHTPTPGIYMGRPTYGGGPRRYDRGHDRNYERSYDRGYDRYDDREYRSYRRRSPSPYTSRGYRSRSRSRSYSPRHY; encoded by the exons ATGAGCAACAACGAGGGAGATTTTAGGAAGCAG GACTCGAGGAGTGCTTCCTCTCGGGACTCAGTGAAATCCGCCAGGCACTCACGTGAACGCTCTCAAGATGGCTCTCGCCGTTCCAGGTCTCAGTCTCAGTCCCGATCCCGATCCCGATCCAAATCCAG GTCTCGGTCTCACAGAAGCTCGCGTAGGCACGAGTCCCGTTCCCGTTCACGCTCCCACAGGCGCCGCTCCAGGAGCCGGTCTCGCAACTCAGATGACCGTCGGCATAGAAGCCATAGCCGCTCCCCCATGTCAAATCGTCGCCGACACATTGGAAACAGA GTCAACCCAGATCCCACCAActgtctgggtgtgtttggtcTGAGCCTGTACACCACGGAGAGGGACCTGCGGGATGTTTTCTCAAAGTACGGCCCGCTCACTGACGTCAACATAGTGTACGACCAGCAGTCACGACGTTCGAGGGGTTTTGCATTTGTCTACTTTGAAAACTTTGAGGACTCCAAAGAG GCGAAAGAGCATGCAAACGGAATGGAACTGGATGGACGCCAGATCAGAGTCGACTTTTCGATCACCAAGCGTGCCCACACTCCCACCCCTGGAATCTACATGGGACGACCCACATA TGGCGGTGGACCACGCCGCTATGACAGGGGCCACGACCGGAACTATGAGAGAAGTTACGACCGTGGCTATGACCGTTACGATGACCGCGAGTACCGTTCGTACAG GCGCAGATCCCCGTCCCCTTACACGAGCAGAGGATACCGTTCCCGGTCTCGATCAC
- the LOC115406417 gene encoding transformer-2 protein homolog alpha-like isoform X2, which yields MSNRRRHIGNRVNPDPTNCLGVFGLSLYTTERDLRDVFSKYGPLTDVNIVYDQQSRRSRGFAFVYFENFEDSKEAKEHANGMELDGRQIRVDFSITKRAHTPTPGIYMGRPTYGGGPRRYDRGHDRNYERSYDRGYDRYDDREYRSYRRRSPSPYTSRGYRSRSRSRSYSPRHY from the exons ATGTCAAATCGTCGCCGACACATTGGAAACAGA GTCAACCCAGATCCCACCAActgtctgggtgtgtttggtcTGAGCCTGTACACCACGGAGAGGGACCTGCGGGATGTTTTCTCAAAGTACGGCCCGCTCACTGACGTCAACATAGTGTACGACCAGCAGTCACGACGTTCGAGGGGTTTTGCATTTGTCTACTTTGAAAACTTTGAGGACTCCAAAGAG GCGAAAGAGCATGCAAACGGAATGGAACTGGATGGACGCCAGATCAGAGTCGACTTTTCGATCACCAAGCGTGCCCACACTCCCACCCCTGGAATCTACATGGGACGACCCACATA TGGCGGTGGACCACGCCGCTATGACAGGGGCCACGACCGGAACTATGAGAGAAGTTACGACCGTGGCTATGACCGTTACGATGACCGCGAGTACCGTTCGTACAG GCGCAGATCCCCGTCCCCTTACACGAGCAGAGGATACCGTTCCCGGTCTCGATCAC